Within Mongoliitalea daihaiensis, the genomic segment CCCACTAAAAGAAATGTATCTCCAAGTTTCCCTAATTGTCCTCCTGTAACTGCGAATCGTTCATCATGAACTTGGTAGAAACTTTCGGAAATATCTTTTTCCAAAATGACAGCCTCAGTCAAACTAGCTAGGTCAATTACTGTAATAAATGGAAATGTGATGTGATTACCTTTGGAAGATGCGAATGCATAGCCACCGATAAAATAAAGTTTTTCTCCATCTTGAAAAAAATTCATATTGGTTGATTGAAGCTGTTCTTTTAAATCAGTAGGAAGATTTTCTATTGACGAAGTATAAACCAGGGATTTGTTAATATCTACTACAAAGATTTGTCGGTTATTTTGGGATGCTGGAAAAGATGCATTGGCTTGTCTGGCATGAAGCCCATCTATTCTTCCTCCAATAAAGATCCATTTACCATCATGTTGCCCAAAAGCGTATGAGTGCAATCCAGGTAAGTTTGGTATGCTTAAAGGATTTAGTGAAACTTCATATGGAAAGGATTCCTCCTGCGCTTTTATTCCAAAAGCCACTAGAAGTAGTATCAAGGTTATAATCTTTTTCATCACTAGAATCTGTAAGTGTAGCCTAATCTAAATACTTGAGTTTCGAAGAAGTCCGTTGAGTTTAACGTGAAATCATTCCCCTCAAGTTGATATTGAATTATCAGGGTATTGAAGATATCGGAAGCATTAAAGAATAATTCACCTTTGCCTTCTTGGATTTTCTTTGTCACTCCACCATCGATATGGTAGCGGGCCAAGATTCTACCTTGAGGGACAATATCCGGCGCCAAGTAAATGGCTGTTAATTGGAAATCTAAACTTCTTGGTAACTTAAATACCCCATTGAGCTTGACATTACCCGTAAGTGCTCTTTCTTCACCTCTTGAAAATGATATCCCATCAGGGTATGCATTGATCAAGTCAAAGGCTCCAATTCTGTTTTGGAAAATATTGGAGTTGGCATTTAAGGTAAAGACTTTGCTAAATTTTTGCGTCCAAACCAATTCAACACCTGTATTCCATCCACGGTCTGCATTTTGATCTATAGCTACCAGTCTGGATGTACCTGGAACCTCCGTAATTATCCGAGTCAGGATATTTTGTGATGCTCTATGGTATACAGCACCATATACAAAGCCTTTGTCAAAAGATTGCTTGTATCCAGATTCTACAGATTGGGTAAATTGTGGTATCAGGGTAGGGTTACCAATACTTAAAATTTCAGGATCTGCGTAAGTTGGGAATGCACGGAGATTTTTTTCCTCTGGTCTATCAACCCTTCTGTTATAAAAGATGCTGAAATTGCTATTGTCCGAGAGATAATAAGAAGCCCTCAGACTTGGAAAAGGCTCAAAATAATCAAATCCAGCACTTTCATAGACGGCATGATTGGGATCTACCAAATAATCAACTTTCACATATTCTAGTCGAAGTCCTACTTCCAGTTCAAGTTTATTCCGTTCATAAATATAATTTCCATAGACAGCTGATAGCCATTCTCGGTACTCTGCACTTCCCGCCAATTGAGGATCAAGAATAGAGTTGTTCCCCGGACTAAAGGTGATCAGATTTGGAAATACCCGTGAACGTTGTTTAGTTCCCAATTCCATTCTACCACTTCTCAACGGCTTCACATAGTCCATGGTAAAGTCAAAAATATTTTCATCCGCAATCAGTGCCGTCGTATCAGTACCAATAAAGTCTAATTCCTGATTGGTGAAGTAGAAAAGTTCGTCTTTCCTTCGGAAAGAGTAATTGAATGAGGTCGTGAGCGTATGCCCTGGCTGTAAAAAAGCGTATCGATGAGTTAGCGTTGCAAATAGGGTCTGATTTACTTCATCTTCATAGTACTGCCAAAGCCGAACCCTTCGATCTGTAGGTACATCAACATAGGCAATATCTCCCAGATCCACATAAGCTCTATAATTGAACAAGCCTGAAAAAGTAAATGAATTACGTTCATTTGGATTCCAATCAAGGCCTGTTCTGAAATTATAAATAGGCTGTGTTCTATTTTCTATGTATTGTTGCTGTATATGTGTTCCATCATTGAAGATTCTATCGGTAAACTCATTTTTCATCAATTGCTGATGCCACAATACATCTCCTTGCAAAAATAAATTAACCTTGTCCTTTCGGTAGTTAAGGGAAATAGATGGGTTGAGTTTAGGTGTGAATCTATACTGATCACGTAAACCAGGAAGACTTGTCTTTTTTTGAAATAAGTTACCCACTCCTGCGATCATGCCTACATTTCCTCTCCAACCTTCTTCTTTTTCTTTTTTGAAAATAATGTTGATAATCCCCGCATTTCCTGTTGCATCAAATTTGGATGAGGGATTATTGATGATTTCAATTCTCTCTATAGAGGATGCTGGAAAGTTTTCCAGTCCAGACTGGGCACCAATTCCAGTAATAGCTGTTTGCTTGCCATCCAATAGAATGGCTACTTTATCACTGCCACGAAGAAAGACCGTTCCATTTTGATCTATGGTAATTCCGGGTAAGTTTTGCATGGCTTGAAGTACCGAGCCACCTAATTGGCTAATATTATCTTCTAAGGTGAATACTTTTCTATCTAAAGCAGCCTCTACCTCTTCCCGAATTCCGGAAACCGTGAAGGCGTCGAGGTCTTCTGTCGTTTCTGATAAATAGATCGTTCCTAAGTCGATAAACTTACTAAGTCTTCCAACTTCGATGATTTCCGTTTTGGGCTGAAAACCCACATAAGAGAAGCTAATTAAATACTTTCCAGGTTGCATAGGTGCAAGAGTAAAGATCCCAAGGTCATTGGTGACTGTTCCCGAAATAAAACTACTATCTGATGTAGCTTGTACCAATATATTCACATAGGGTAAGGACTCTCGATCATGCTGCCTTTTAACCGTTCCAGAAACGGTTACTTGCTGAGCCATCGCAGCGATACTCAGCAGGAAAGGTAACAAGCTTACAAGAAATATTCGGGTTGGGTGTGTGGTTTGCATCAGTCGTATTGTTATCTGATTTTAAAAGCTTCCCATTTCTTCATCCATTCATCGGAAGCTAAATCATTTTTATACAGGTAAGCTGCAATCATCTGAGCATCTTTAGTGTCCACATAGATGGCGGGCATCAATCCGAAATTACGAATAGCCCCTTTCATTTTGGATTTTTCTTCCTGTGGATTCTTGACAAAAGTTACCACATCTTTTATAAAGACTTCTTTAGTTGTTTCAGTCTTAAGATAGTGTTCCCGTACTTTATGCATTGGAGGTGCAAGCCTGTTTTCTTTTCCTCCGGTCATGTCAGGATTATGACAAGTAAAGCATTGCTGAGCCATTAATTTCAAAGCTTTAATATCCTCAGTTGATGAAATGGACTCTGGCTCTAAGGTGTTTAAGGTTAAGCCAATTTGGCTTATTGAGTTGGGAATAAAGGAAGTGATTCCTACGCTTATGCCTACAGCAAATGCTATTAGCAGAGAGGTTTTTAGATGGGTGTTCATAATACTAATAAATTATGGCTGTTTTAAGTGTTGTGAAACTTGAAAAACAAGTTTTCTTTTTTTACTTAGACATATTATTATTGAGTAGGTTTAATAATAGTTTTAAAATAATCACAGAATATTTTTAATTAAAATTATTAAATTTTGTGTTGGTTAGAATTAAGAAAGTTGATTTCGGGGTGTAAAAAAAATGAAATCAGATCTAATTTAAATCTTCTTATTTATGAAGTTGAAATTACTAAAAGCGATAAAAAATATCTATGACTTTTGTCACATGATCGGCATGGATTAGTGTTATTCTTTAATTAGGTAAAAAAAAGAAATAGTATGAAAAGGATTTTTATTTCAGTAAAAATTAGTTGATAAATAATGGTGATTGATAACTGCTTATAATAAAAAGTAATAGTTTTTAGGACTAGTTTTGAAATAAGCCTAGTTTTCAAGAGTGATTTTTTGCAGTAAACAGGAAAGTTCTCTCGTCAGGCTCCTCCTCGAAAACCGCTCTATGAAATCCACATGAGACATTTCCTCCTTAGGATCAAAATTCACTAAGACATCCATAATTTGCGTTTCATCGCTTGGATCAAGAATCATCCCCGCGTGGGCTTGCTTGATGATATTCGCAGCATCCCCCTCAGGATCTCCCAATCCAAGGATCATTTTCCCACTCGCCATGTATTCAAACAATTTGCCAGGGATATTTCCTTGGGCATTCTTTGTTGTAGTCAATAGCAATAATAACATATCTGCTGCTTGGTAAAATTCAAAAACCCGTTGATGTGAGACATAACCCACAAACTCCACATGGGCAGCAAGCCAAGCATCTTTCTTTACATATTCTTCGGCAGCTATAGAAACCTTACCCACAAATCTCAATCGAACTGTTTTCGAGCCCTTTTCAAATGCTTTCTTGAAAGCATCCAAAAAGGGTAGGGGATTGCGAATGGCATCAATGACTCCTGAGTACACGATTTCAATATCCTTTTCTTTCAAGGAATCTACGGCTGCTTCCTGGGGAAAATCAGCCCCATCAAAACCATTGGTTAGGAGATGAATTTCTCGTTGAGCTAAATTGGCTAAGTCTCGCTGAAAGGTAGGGCTAATGGTTGTTATGGCATTGGCTTGTGTTAGCACTTTTTGCTCAAGTTTTCTGTGGTACTTGCGTACCCAAGGCAGCATAGGCAAGGTGTCTAGAAACTCCCACTGACTCCAAGGGTCTCTAAAGTCCGCTAGCCAAGGGGTCCCAGTTTTTTCATGTAACTTCATCCCGATTACATGCATGCTGTGGGGTGGACCTGTGGTAATGACAGCTTGGTATTGCCCTTTGCGGAAAGCATCTTCTAAAAAGCTTACCGAAGGATTTACCCAAAAGACCCGAGGATCTGGTATAAGGACATTAGCCCGCAACCAAATACTCAAGCGTTCAAAAAATGAAGGTTTTTTCTTCTCTAAAATTTTAGATGGATCTCCTACTTGTTGGCCTTTTAATTTTTTGAAAATGCCATAGGGTTCCCAGATCGGGAACTTTATTACCTCAAGACTGGGATCGATTTCTTTGGCTAAGCTATGGTCTTGTAGTTCAAAAGCTGGATTTTCGGGCGTGAAAATTACGGGTTCCCATCCGAACTCAGGAAGATACTTAGCAAATTTCAACCAGCGTTGTACTCCAGAACCAGCAGATGGCGGCCAATAGTAGGTGATGATCAAAACGCGCTTGGAACTCATGTTGCAAATTAAACCAAATACTAAGGAACTAACATGAGTTTTTTTGAAATTAAAACTTCAAGATAAATTCCTGAAGGTTTTCGCTTCGCTCCAAGTTTAACTTTTTACGTAGGCGGTAGCGCGAGATTTCTACTCCTCTTGCAGAGATATTCATCAAGTGTGCAATTTCTTTGGTAGATAGATTCATTCTTAAGTAAGCAGAGAGTTTGATTTCCTGTGGGCTTAAACTTGGGAATGATTTTTTAAACCGTTCCATAAAATCTCCATGGACTTGATCAAAATGAATTTCAAATTGTTCCCAATCATTGTCTTCCGCTATATTTTTATCAATGCTATTGATGACTTTTTCTAACTCATTTTTGACTTCTTGATTTTTACTTTTTTTAATAATTTGGGAAAGTTGATTTTTGGTATGATCAATAAATTCATTTTTGTTCAGTAAATGCATGGTAGCAGATGCCAGTTCTTTATTTTTACTTTGGATCTCTGCTTCTAATTTTTCGGTTTGAAGACGGGCCAACTCTTGTTTGGATATTTCGAGATCAGTTTCTTTTTGATTCAGTTCCTCCTGTTGCTTGGCCGTGATTATTTTAGTTTTCTTTTGATATCGACGATCTACTCTATTGAAGATTCCTATCAATAAAACAGCACTTCCCAAAAAGTAAATGAAATAAGCGAGACTGGTTCTATACCAAGGAGGAAGAATAGAGAAAGTAAAGGGGATAGCTTCTCCTATTTGTCCATAAATATCCTTGCTTTGCACATAGAATTTATAAGACCCCTCACGAAGATTGGTGTATTCTTTATCACTTTTAGCAGACCAATCACCAAATTCCTCTTCCAACCCATCAAGCCTCACTCTAAAATGTGTATTCAATTGGCTGTTGGGAATGCTGTTGGAGAATTCGAATCGGATGTCAGACTTATTGAAAGGCAAAACCAAATTTTTACCTTTTGTTTCCAGTCCAAATCTCTCCTCCATGAAGTCTATGTTTTTTCCTATAGCCACTAGTGAGTCAGACATGCCCGTAACGTGCACAGACCTGATAAAAGTTGGATAAGGAGGAGGCACTAGTTCGTTGATGGCTTTTTTATACCATATAAATCCTTCTTTTGCAGCGAACATCACTTCATTGGTGCGGAGTAAAGAGATGTTTTGAAGATCATCATTCAATAAAGGGAGTAAGCGATTAAATAGTTGTGTTGATTTTTGATACGTCCCGTCTAATTGTTTTTCAAGTATGCCGATTTCATTGGATCCAATATAAAAAATGTTACCAACTGGATCCTCTACTAGGCTTGTGATCAAAATATCTTCATTGAAATAAGAATTGATTAATTGTTCTTTTTCAAATTTATCCGTTCGTTGGTTGTATTGATAGAGACCAAATTCTGTAGTGAATATTAAACGACCCCCGATCTTCCATACTGAATTTAATAAGTTAGTCGGTAATCCTTCTTTGTTTCCATAAAATTTTGCTTCTACAGAAGTAAGGTCATCAGAAAGGATTAATTTATAAATTCCTTTGTAGCCGTGTGACATCCAAAGGTTACCATAATCATCGCGTTGAATGAGTCTTGATGACTCATTGAATCCATTTAATCTACGGACAAATTGATAGTTATCATTTACTTTTTGATAAAGGGCGACTCCGCTGTAAGTCCCAGCCAAGAAAAAGCCAGGGTGGTTTTCTAAGGCTAAAAAGTTCCAAACCCCATCTAATCCATTCATTGGAATGGCTTCATTTTTATTTAGTACAAATCCACCGGCATTGTGTCCCAATAATAGGTCATTTCCAATGATTGAAAAACTGTAGGATTGCCCATCTGTGTTACTTACGCTTGATAATTCATTGGAATTTCTGGATATTTTTTTTACATGTATATTGGTTCCTAGATAAATATCATCTTGGAATTGTACAGCTGCATAGCCTGTCCCATTGATCCCAACATCTCTTCCGAAAACCCGGAAAGGCAGTCGAAGTTCCAATAGACTAATACCATTATTATGGCCAATCCATAAATTTCCATTGATATCTTCAAAAAGAGAAAGGATTGTATTGTTTCTTAGACCTCGTTCTTTATCCATGTTTAAGACGAGTTGACCGCTTTCATCAAAAATAAAAAGTCCTTGGTATTGGGTCCCAATGG encodes:
- a CDS encoding c-type cytochrome codes for the protein MNTHLKTSLLIAFAVGISVGITSFIPNSISQIGLTLNTLEPESISSTEDIKALKLMAQQCFTCHNPDMTGGKENRLAPPMHKVREHYLKTETTKEVFIKDVVTFVKNPQEEKSKMKGAIRNFGLMPAIYVDTKDAQMIAAYLYKNDLASDEWMKKWEAFKIR
- a CDS encoding glycosyltransferase family 4 protein — protein: MSSKRVLIITYYWPPSAGSGVQRWLKFAKYLPEFGWEPVIFTPENPAFELQDHSLAKEIDPSLEVIKFPIWEPYGIFKKLKGQQVGDPSKILEKKKPSFFERLSIWLRANVLIPDPRVFWVNPSVSFLEDAFRKGQYQAVITTGPPHSMHVIGMKLHEKTGTPWLADFRDPWSQWEFLDTLPMLPWVRKYHRKLEQKVLTQANAITTISPTFQRDLANLAQREIHLLTNGFDGADFPQEAAVDSLKEKDIEIVYSGVIDAIRNPLPFLDAFKKAFEKGSKTVRLRFVGKVSIAAEEYVKKDAWLAAHVEFVGYVSHQRVFEFYQAADMLLLLLTTTKNAQGNIPGKLFEYMASGKMILGLGDPEGDAANIIKQAHAGMILDPSDETQIMDVLVNFDPKEEMSHVDFIERFSRRSLTRELSCLLQKITLEN
- a CDS encoding two-component regulator propeller domain-containing protein, with the protein product MSTQLTAQEMGLPFYHYFSSKEYDGGMQNYAISQNKYGIIYTANNFGLLEYDGGNWERYGLPNSTKIRDLYIENDGRIYVAGQGQLGYFRPNQKGLLEFISWIPKLPLEYQNIEEVWKVYKHQDDLIFCSFYAIFIFDQHGTLKHTIESKGNFQSFHQTNQQLYFQDNEAGLLKLNNGGTTIKLSDPDVFNNEVITGIFEINSGQLQIYMAGGNLLNYASQKVRVENNSKTKGISSINTVLRLKNGNIAIGTQYQGLFIFDESGQLVLNMDKERGLRNNTILSLFEDINGNLWIGHNNGISLLELRLPFRVFGRDVGINGTGYAAVQFQDDIYLGTNIHVKKISRNSNELSSVSNTDGQSYSFSIIGNDLLLGHNAGGFVLNKNEAIPMNGLDGVWNFLALENHPGFFLAGTYSGVALYQKVNDNYQFVRRLNGFNESSRLIQRDDYGNLWMSHGYKGIYKLILSDDLTSVEAKFYGNKEGLPTNLLNSVWKIGGRLIFTTEFGLYQYNQRTDKFEKEQLINSYFNEDILITSLVEDPVGNIFYIGSNEIGILEKQLDGTYQKSTQLFNRLLPLLNDDLQNISLLRTNEVMFAAKEGFIWYKKAINELVPPPYPTFIRSVHVTGMSDSLVAIGKNIDFMEERFGLETKGKNLVLPFNKSDIRFEFSNSIPNSQLNTHFRVRLDGLEEEFGDWSAKSDKEYTNLREGSYKFYVQSKDIYGQIGEAIPFTFSILPPWYRTSLAYFIYFLGSAVLLIGIFNRVDRRYQKKTKIITAKQQEELNQKETDLEISKQELARLQTEKLEAEIQSKNKELASATMHLLNKNEFIDHTKNQLSQIIKKSKNQEVKNELEKVINSIDKNIAEDNDWEQFEIHFDQVHGDFMERFKKSFPSLSPQEIKLSAYLRMNLSTKEIAHLMNISARGVEISRYRLRKKLNLERSENLQEFILKF
- a CDS encoding outer membrane beta-barrel protein; this translates as MQTTHPTRIFLVSLLPFLLSIAAMAQQVTVSGTVKRQHDRESLPYVNILVQATSDSSFISGTVTNDLGIFTLAPMQPGKYLISFSYVGFQPKTEIIEVGRLSKFIDLGTIYLSETTEDLDAFTVSGIREEVEAALDRKVFTLEDNISQLGGSVLQAMQNLPGITIDQNGTVFLRGSDKVAILLDGKQTAITGIGAQSGLENFPASSIERIEIINNPSSKFDATGNAGIINIIFKKEKEEGWRGNVGMIAGVGNLFQKKTSLPGLRDQYRFTPKLNPSISLNYRKDKVNLFLQGDVLWHQQLMKNEFTDRIFNDGTHIQQQYIENRTQPIYNFRTGLDWNPNERNSFTFSGLFNYRAYVDLGDIAYVDVPTDRRVRLWQYYEDEVNQTLFATLTHRYAFLQPGHTLTTSFNYSFRRKDELFYFTNQELDFIGTDTTALIADENIFDFTMDYVKPLRSGRMELGTKQRSRVFPNLITFSPGNNSILDPQLAGSAEYREWLSAVYGNYIYERNKLELEVGLRLEYVKVDYLVDPNHAVYESAGFDYFEPFPSLRASYYLSDNSNFSIFYNRRVDRPEEKNLRAFPTYADPEILSIGNPTLIPQFTQSVESGYKQSFDKGFVYGAVYHRASQNILTRIITEVPGTSRLVAIDQNADRGWNTGVELVWTQKFSKVFTLNANSNIFQNRIGAFDLINAYPDGISFSRGEERALTGNVKLNGVFKLPRSLDFQLTAIYLAPDIVPQGRILARYHIDGGVTKKIQEGKGELFFNASDIFNTLIIQYQLEGNDFTLNSTDFFETQVFRLGYTYRF